A window of Zalophus californianus isolate mZalCal1 chromosome 17, mZalCal1.pri.v2, whole genome shotgun sequence genomic DNA:
tttcaaataaatagatttaaaaataaaataaaatacacacaagatttcaaagacttagtaagaaaaaagaattgtaaaatatcacatttttagATTGATTGCATATTGAAGTGATAATATTTTGGGTATACAGTGTTAAATagagtaaaaattattaaaattaattttacctgtttctgcTGTTcacagaaaagttatttttttaaagattttatttatttatttatttgagcgaacGAGCgcaagcaggaggggaagggcaaagggagagggagcgggagacgctgggagccctatgcggggctccatcccaggaccctgagatcatgacctgagccaaaggcagatgcttaacggactgagccacccaggtgccccatggagaTGGGCCCTCCATGCAAATGCCAGAtctgggggccgggggcggggggtgggggagggtggtatgtagaggccacttttaggcaacaggcttgagcGATGGAAAGTTGAGCAAGGCAACAGGGCCCCCAGTGGCCACCACGCTGAATGCAAAAAGGCTCATTAAGCGACCCACCTGGAAATAATCATAGGCCTTCACTGACCAATGGGCTACCTCAAGCAGGCACAATTACCAAAAAGGGGAAAATTCCATACATTCCCATACCTTCTCACTCCACCCGGTAACTATAGCCCCTCACCACCGCCTCTTAGCAGAGTCTCTTCTTTGCTGTCCCGCCCACTGCTCCATTGTGGTGTATTcagtaaacttctatctcctttaaaaagtaatagaatTATATTTGTGCCTCACATTATATCTGTCTGGGACAGCACTACTCTAGGAGTCCTGTGGCTTGTTTCCTCACTACAGTTTACCCTAATCACATAATTACAATATAATGACAAAACTGTCTCCCTGAGGCCTTCCTCAACCGCCCTAATTAAATTGTATCCCGTTTCCCTTTGCCTACTTTAGTTTTCTCCTTAACACTTAATCGCCCTCTGACCTGTTACATATTTTACCTAGTCCTTTTATTGACTGTTGATCGCCTCCATTAGAATGTCGGGCCCACGGGGACAAGAATTTTCACCTGTCTTGTTCACTGTCGTAGTCCTGCTCTTTGACCAGGAACTGACTGACTCAAAGCAGACACTCAGTTTtgagtgaatgaaaaaatgaatggcACAGACTTGTTTCATTACCTAGTCAGTTGGGTCAGTATTGCCAAGACTCTGCCCACACACTGTGTGGTGACTCCAGGGAGACATGGCTCTTCCTTGATTGGGGACAGAGACTTGGTGTGGAAACAAGACAGACCCGGGTTTGTGTTCTGGTTTTTCCCCGAACCTGGAGTCTCTTGGAATCTGctgctcctgcctccctccctcggTGTCCATTCCACCTTCTGGTGACAGCCCCTCGGTTTTCTTTGaagacccgcccccccccccattttcagTACACATGGTTTAGGAGGGCTAAGTGCAGCTGCCAGGGGAGCAGGTGACACTGGCCAGGGGAGCCAGCTTTGGGACTCTGGAGCTGTAAGGGAAGAGTGAAGTCCTATTGGCTGCTAGGTGGGATGTGTGCTTGGAGGCTTTGAGGGGCACTCTGGCTACCACTAGGGAAGCCAAACCAGTGGAAAGAACTGAGAGATGGAAATACCATGTGTGCCCCTGGACCCAGCGGTGCTTGCGGCCTGAACTTTTCAGTTACCCACAAATCAGTTCCCATTTCTGCTTACATCAGTGGGGATTGGGCCTCAGCCACTTGCtccctgtgtggccttgagccagaggcttcctctcttcccccaagAGCCTGTTTCATGTTCTGTTAAGTGGGGACGCACCATTGGGTGGCTGTGAGCATTAAAGAAGGGACGTGTGTTTAGTGCACATccaggagcctggcacagggctcctgCCTCTGTTCTTGAGTCTGGCCCTGTTCCTCTTGTCCTGAGTGCATAAACTCCGAGGAGAGGATGAGCTTAGACACCTGAGGCTGAAGACTGGACTCCGGGACCAAGCCCTGGCAATTCAGCTTGGTGTCATCAAGACCCCGGGGAAGTGGGATTTCATGGTCCTACAACAGGGATGGCCCAGTCTGGGAGTCCGCCATGtagaactttttaagattttatttattcatttgacagagggagagagagagagagagagaagccgggggagcagcagggagagggagagggagaagcaggctccccacagagcaggaagcccgatgtggggctcgatcccaggaccccgagactatgacccgagccaaaggcagatgctcaaccaactgagccaccctggcgcccccccgccccatgtaGACTATTTGAACAGAACACCTGTATGGATGCCGGAACCCACGTCACCTGCAGCCTTCCCGCACACACTTCAAGCTTCCTGGGGCAAGCACCTATGCCTCTTTCCTGTGGAGCCTGGACAGGCAGGAGAGGCGGGAAGTGCTGGGGAGTTGGCATTCCAGGAACAGTCCCTAACCAATGAGACACGGAAGCTGGCACATAAATGCCACAACTTCTTCACCCTTTGGGTGGAACCACTTTAAGTGTGTTCCACAGACTCTCCCAGAGGTCCCTAGTGGGATGGACCCCAGATGCCCAGCAACCAGCTCATTAACTGCCTTCCCTGACTCACTTCCCCCACACCCCTAATCAATCCGTTTAGGGGGTCACCTCCCCAGTAAACTACTTGTGCTTGAATCTTTGTCTCTGGGGCTGGGGGACCCCGATCCGAGATGGGGTGATTTCGTTCTGTGTTGTACACTCAAAGCAAAAGGATCTGTGGAGGGGCCGTCCAGACATCAGAGCTGTATCCCAAACTCTGAACTCAATCACCcgatatcttctcacattctgctATGGTCTGAACGTGCCCCCTCAAGATTCAcatgctgaaatcctaacccccaatgtgatgatattaggaggtgacGCCTTTAGGGAGGGATTAGGTCATGATGGTGGAGCCCTCATGGAAGGGATTGAGAGACCATGTGAAAGCTCCCTGCCCCTTATGTCATGTGAGGAGACAGCGAGAAGGTGACCATCTGTGAAGCAGGAAGCAGCCCTCATCAGATGCCCagtctgctggcaccttgatcttggacttcccaggctccagaactgtgagaaacaaacttctattgtttacaagccacccagtctgtgacttTGTTACAGTAGACCACACGGACTAAGACACATCCTTTGACAGTGACCGTTTATTACATATGTCCGGGCTACGTACTCAGATTGGGGGGGGACCATTGACATAGCTGAGCACCAGGTAAGGTGTCCTGGCCAGTCGGGCAGGACAGCAGCAGGAGCCCCCTGACGGTGGCAGGAGCAAGGTGACACCCaccaggaaaaggaagaggaggaggaggaggaaggtcaGGCAGTGCCCGGATGCAGGAGGAGGAGCTCTGTGAAGGGAAATGCAGTGTTAAGAGCGTGGTGCGCTGCCACCATGagccctgctccccactccccagacCCATCTCCCAGGCATCTCACCCAGGGTCTACCTCCAACATCACGTCCTGGAGATTGGGAGATGCCTGCTTCTTGTCCTAAGGGGAGACAGCAGCCAGCAGCAGAATGGATGGAAGTAACACTTAGTCTGGACTCTTCCTTACTACTACAGACCTACAGGGCTGAGTTTATACTTCCTCCTTTCCTGGTGCCCCCTGAACCCTAGGACCCAACCCACATGGCCTTGGAATATCTCCAAGTGGGGTGGATATCTGTGCCTGCCCTCCATCCAGTCTTCCTTTTCCTGATAACGGTGGTTCATGTGTGAAGGGGGTGGAGGGcatcctgcctccccaccctcagGCCTTTGGGCTCTCCCCACTTCCATGACTAGGCATGTGAGCCCGATCTGGCCAATGAGAGCACTCTATTAGCTTGGCCACTGTGATTGGTTCAGGGTGTAGGTCATGACTCAAGCTGGCCAAGTGGCAGTCAGCCCTGAGACTTTGCTGCCAGTAGGTTGGTGGCGCTCTGCTTCTCCTTGGGAGGGTGAACCAGTGGGACGTGAGTGTTTAGCCACTGGGGCTGCCATTTGCTGAGAAGGAAACCACCTTGAAGAAGAAGAGCCCAAGAGAGGGAAGGACTGAGCCCTGATAGCACCTGAGATCTTTTCAGCAGCACCCGGACTTTTCACTTACATGAAAAAATAGCATCCCTTTCTTTTGTGTAATTCAATTTGGGttaggtttctgtcacttgccatCAAGATTCCTGAGTGATAGCCGTGGCTGAGGACCTGCTCACCTGAGACTTCTGGAGCAGGGAACATCTTTGGTGACCTGCCAAGTGTTTCCAGTGGTTGAAGCCCGACATGAGCATGTCCTGTGGGGAAAGAGAGGTGTGGGGTCCTTGGAGAACTAGGGACAGACACAACGTTGGGCAAGGGCCAAGATGGGCTTGTCACAGAGATGAGAttctgggggaagaaaaagatctcagggagagagaaagagagggggcagAGCCAAAGAcaacaagagaaaagagacattacttattcattcattcaacaaatatttaatgagtgtctattacatgccaggcactgttctagaatcTATACACAGGCAAAGTCCTAGCGtccatggagcttatattctagcagagagagaccacacataaataaatgtacaatGTCAAGATGTGGTAAGTACTGTTAGGAAATAAAGAGGTTAAGGAGTGATCATGTTTGGAAGTCAGGGCaggcctctctgaagaggtgacatttgggaggggcacccggctggtttggttggtagagcatgtgactcttgatctcagggttgtgagttcaagacccacgttgggcataaaactcagttaaaaaaattcttttgtgaCATTTCGGGAGAGACTGGAATGAAGTGAGGAGATGAAGGGGCATGAGTCGGGGGGCTTTGAGATAGGAGTGACTTTGGGATGAAGAACAAGGAGGCTAACATGGCTGCAGaggggagagtgagggagagtgggggaaaTGAGGAAGTGCAGATAGAGACCCCAAGAGGGAAAACAGAAGATGCAGAGACCAAgagaggcaggggggagggagggagggaggacaacattgagacagcaaaagagaaagagacactgagagagacTGAAGGAGAGACAGAGCCACCAAGAAGTACCTTAATAAGAGACACACAGAGGTGTCCGAAGGGTGCCTGTGGGGGAGGGGTATCCCCCACCTGCTCTCACCTCAAGGCCTTGTCCCCCGCTCTGGGGGCCTCTGTGGCCACACAGCTCACAGCGAGCTCCTGGTGTCCAGGCTGTCTTTTGCCCCAAGGGCCTGAGGCCTCCAACATCCCCTGCCGGGTCCCACTCCAACTCTGCGGGAGTGGGGGAGCTACTGGGTGCCCAGGGCCCCCAGACCCCACCAGGTCCTGGCCCGTCCAAGTCCCCCTCGACTTCCAAGTCCTGATCCAGTGGGTTGGCCTCCTCAAATACCTGGTCAGAGGACAGAGTCATGGGGGGTGTGGAATTGGTACCTGGGGGAGGGACTGCCAGGGTGGGCCGTACCAGGCTAGAGCTGACCAGCTGGGCCTGCAGCCACCACAGTCGCCGAAAGATGCTGCCTCGGTGAGCTCTGAGGGCCCTCAGGACCTGCTCCAGGGATGCCCGGGCCCGAGGCTCACTCCGCTGTGCCAGCCCCTCACCGAACGCCAGCAGGGCATCTACACGCTCCGCTGCCCCACGCAGGTCTGCCTGGAGGGCCTGGGGATACAAGGTCAGacaccaccccccactccccacccgtACCCCCACACACCAGGAGCACCAGAGGTCTGGGACCTGGAGTTACATCTCTTCTTGTCCTTCCTAGCCAGACACCTGGCACATGGAATAAACCCATTTCCCACCCCAGGAAGCTGGCACCCACTCCTGAGGCCCTGCTCACCCTCCCACATCTTGGCCTCCCGCTGCCCACCTGCAGCTGGCCCATCCTGCTCCGGGCTGAtgcccagggccccaggcctTGCTCTTGGTCCTGCAGCCGGAGGCCCAGCCCCAACAGGCATAGGGCTAGGCTGTCCTGCTCGGCCTCCAATACCTCCTGGCCGGAGCTGAGGTGCTGAGGAATACAGGGGACTGAGTTAGAGCCGGTGGGCCacccctctgctgctgctcctgtCGCAGCGTCCATCTCTGGGTCTGCACCAGGGTGGCTCCCACCTGGAGTCCTTCCTGGGGGAACCAGGCCTGAAGACCTCTAGTTCAAAGACTCCAGGTTTCCAAGGCTCCTAGAAACATGGACATatggggcctgggggcctggacAGGGAGAGGTGATGGAGCTGGATATCCCTACAAGGAATGGGACCGTACCAGGGTCAATATGAAATAATTCTCTCCCAGTtggtaaaataatgaaaatcttcTAGTGTGATTGGTAAGTCATTTTCCAGAGCATCCTCCgccgctcccccctcccccaccacagaTACCCAACGCTTTTCCAGAATCATCATCTCATCCCCAGAATCTGGGGGAGAGGAAGTGAGGGCTGCCACAAGGGGCCTGGATCACCTCAGCTTACCTCACAGTGTTTGCCCCCAGCTGGGTCCTCACTGGAAGAGGGTGTTGGCAATCTGAGGGGACAGCAGCAGGCTCagtgcccctccacccaccctggAAGTGTTGGGGGGGGTCCAAGGCATCTTGCCCCAGTTCTGGGCCTGGTCCAGTCTGAGAGGTATGAGGCATTGACA
This region includes:
- the SYNE4 gene encoding nesprin-4, producing MALPPPLGPRLPSEPLNHPPGGLRELDIAGCTICPASGEERNRLPTPSSSEDPAGGKHCEHLSSGQEVLEAEQDSLALCLLGLGLRLQDQEQGLGPWASARSRMGQLQALQADLRGAAERVDALLAFGEGLAQRSEPRARASLEQVLRALRAHRGSIFRRLWWLQAQLVSSSLVFEEANPLDQDLEVEGDLDGPGPGGVWGPWAPSSSPTPAELEWDPAGDVGGLRPLGQKTAWTPGARCELCGHRGPQSGGQGLEDMLMSGFNHWKHLAGHQRCSLLQKSQDKKQASPNLQDVMLEVDPGAPPPASGHCLTFLLLLLFLFLVGVTLLLPPSGGSCCCPARLARTPYLVLSYVNGPPPI